A genome region from Trichoderma asperellum chromosome 7, complete sequence includes the following:
- a CDS encoding putative PKS/NRPS-like protein biosynthetic cluster (SMCOG1022:Beta-ketoacyl synthase~antiSMASH:Cluster_7.10), whose amino-acid sequence MTKTFDFTTTSSSTEESDHEVARTLLIELLAHQFCYPVQWIDTQDFVLGQRDTQRLIEMGPANTLANMAKRTIALKYASKDTATDLSRELLTFHQNLDAISYNKQQLIEVGNNAPSSPSAGTTKTTSSEEAVPRPSQSINTILDNVTAAQPTHHSAEIEDSPPTTFDIVAAIIAVALKKPLNSSSMTQSIKILCAGRSTLQNEILGDLDTEFGSLLPDSAEDMALEALCQGLQSRYSGKLGKKSNSLIDRMTSQKLPASFQASVVRKYLKQTWGLEAGRQNSILLRAVNEQLENRLKEDEAKAFFDSIVTKYLDQHGLKLPVNVSGSSATSGAPAMISTEALDHIEGRQRMAWEEQAALYTRLLGFNMHESRDTISNLEQRILELEQQIDGWMAEHGEVYSSGVLPIFTPLKTRVFDSWWNWAMQDLLQLVALATKPVSHAQDKDDDETLGQLSQRIANRTHERLLKVVRYLTGTTQDAQVAAVLRGVLSQCEARVNAPALVRYPSVSWAPSTVVEANGKISYRQTRRPLAAYASTGELDLRHLQLGRKRPDGWQYREELSSTLRQVLIESRYLGLSLAEQTVLVTGAGPGSIGCELVGQLLSAGATVVLTSSSYSPAITKFFQDLYAARGGKKSKLILVPFNQASVRDLAALAQYIYAEDGLNMDLDFVIPFAAISENGRCISDIDAKSELAHRLMLTNTIRLLGHIKQQKQSRGIITRPAQVIVPLSPNHGSLGNDGLYAESKLGLESLLNKFHSEDWAQYLQVCGVIIGWTRGTRLTSDIDTVAQGMEERGIRTFSQDEMAFNILALLSPPITQLCMDEPLVADFSGGMGRFPDIKGVTNDIRGAIQQLSEDRRAVAQDLVDHEGNSGTRTTDEPVQINPELRFPPLPEWESEIQPLAAQLEGMVDLDRVVVVAGFGEVGPFGSSRVRWDMEVNGRLSPESCIELAWAMGLIKAHSGVIDGQLFSGWLDKETGKPIADTAIREKYENFMLEHAGIRFMEQVRGSPSWSAAEALHEIEITRDHEPLEVSREIALQLKKAHGDNIHLTPIEQDDNRMKVVLTKGAKIMIPKLIATQHTVGGQIPVGWDARTYGVPQDVVSQVDRATLYALVAAAEALQSAGIDDAFDFYNYIHVGDVANCVGSGLGGSHSFGNILKGRYKDEPVSKDVLSEVFINSGTAWINMLLLSASGANRTPVGACATAMESLDTACDLIQTGKAKVCLVGAFDDMMKSIADEFANLQATINVDQDLAAGREPKEMSRPATSTRAGFVESEGAGIQVVTSASVALKMGLPIHCIIAMSFMAMDKAGRSIPAPGRGLLGAAKQTLSPNGGLDSPWMSMAFRRQALQNRLKRIQEMRKLHVDCLDQELADMAALSDTPQSVTEEHRTRRLADIELDAERDRCEARNRYGNRFWTHDERISPIRGALAVWGLTVDDLDVTSFHGTSTKANEKNEAGLVNAQLRHLGRKEGNVIPVVFQKSLTGHPKGPAGAWMLNGCIQMMHDGRIPGNRNGDNIDSELQQCEYLIFPNKTLSKPNMKAFALQLFGFGQKGGMAIGVHPRYLYATIQRSEFEAYSKKVRQRERKATRRFHHGIFTNSIFRAKQAPPYAPDQEMNVLLNPTYRTSLG is encoded by the coding sequence ATGACCAAGACATTTGACTTCACAACGACCTCTTCCTCTACGGAGGAGAGCGACCATGAGGTTGCTCGAACGCTCCTCATCGAGCTCTTGGCACATCAGTTTTGTTATCCTGTCCAATGGATCGACACTCAAGACTTTGTTCTGGGGCAACGCGACACCCAACGTTTGATCGAGATGGGCCCAGCGAATACCCTAGCTAACATGGCGAAGCGAACTATCGCCCTAAAATATGCCTCCAAAGACACAGCTACCGATCTATCTCGTGAGCTACTCACCTTTCACCAAAACCTCGACGCCATATCATACAACAAACAACAGCTTATTGAGGTTGGGAATAATGCACCCTCATCTCCATCCGCTGGTACAACAAAGACAACTTCCTCTGAGGAAGCAGTCCCTCGCCCATCTCAGAGCATTAATACCATTCTTGATAATGTAACGGCAGCACAACCAACACATCATTCTGCTGAGATTGAAGATTCACCTCCCACGACATTTGACATCGTTGCTGCCATAATTGCTGTTGCCCTCAAGAAGCCTTTGAACAGCTCCAGCATGACGCAGTCTATCAAAATCCTTTGTGCAGGCCGGTCGACCTTGCAGAATGAGATTCTTGGCGATCTCGATACAGAATTTGGTTCATTGCTGCCTGACAGCGCCGAAGATATGGCGTTGGAGGCGCTCTGCCAGGGTCTGCAGTCCAGGTACTCTGGAAAGCTGGGCAAAAAGTCAAACTCTCTCATTGATAGAATGACATCACAGAAGTTGCCTGCCTCTTTCCAAGCTTCCGTAGTGCGTAAGTATTTAAAGCAAACTTGGGGGCTTGAAGCAGGTCGTCAGAATAGTATTCTCTTGAGGGCAGTCAACGAGCAACTGGAGAATCGTTtgaaagaagacgaagcaaaGGCCTTCTTCGATAGCATTGTTACGAAATACTTGGATCAGCACGGTCTTAAGCTCCCTGTCAATGTGTCAGGGTCCTCTGCCACTAGTGGTGCTCCGGCAATGATTAGTACAGAAGCCCTCGATCATATAGAAGGAAGGCAGAGAATGGCCTGGGAAGAACAAGCCGCACTTTACACAAGACTTCTCGGTTTCAACATGCACGAGTCCCGGGATACCATCAGCAACCTTGAACAGCGCATACTTGAGTTGGAACAACAGATCGACGGGTGGATGGCAGAGCACGGGGAAGTGTATTCTTCTGGTGTGCTACCCATATTTACACCGCTCAAGACCAGAGTCTTTGACTCTTGGTGGAACTGGGCCATGCAAGATCTCTTGCAATTGGTTGCTCTAGCCACTAAGCCCGTCAGTCACGCCCAAGAtaaagatgacgatgaaacTCTGGGTCAACTCAGTCAAAGGATAGCCAACAGGACCCATGAAAGGCTTCTCAAGGTCGTGCGATATCTGACCGGGACAACACAAGATGCGCAGGTTGCTGCGGTGCTACGCGGCGTGCTCTCGCAATGCGAAGCTCGAGTCAATGCTCCTGCATTGGTACGCTACCCAAGTGTCTCCTGGGCTCCAAGCACCGTGGTGGAGGCAAACGGAAAGATTTCTTATCGTCAGACTCGGCGACCTCTCGCCGCATACGCTTCTACGGGCGAGCTTGACCTACGTCACCTCCAGCTTGGCCGGAAGAGGCCAGATGGCTGGCAATACCGAGAAGAGCTTTCATCTACGCTGCGACAAGTACTCATTGAATCAAGATACTTGGGGTTATCACTGGCAGAGCAAACCGTTCTCGTCACGGGCGCCGGCCCAGGCTCAATCGGTTGCGAGCTCGTGGGCCAGTTGCTGTCTGCAGGCGCCACTGTTGTGCTTACGAGCAGTTCCTACTCCCCGGCCATCACAAAATTCTTTCAGGACCTGTACGCCGCCCGTGGAGGAAAGAAATCCAAGCTGATCCTTGTTCCTTTCAACCAGGCGAGTGTCCGAGACTTAGCAGCGCTAGCCCAGTACATATATGCTGAGGACGGACTGAACATGGATCTCGATTTTGTGATCCCATTCGCAGCCATATCAGAGAACGGACGTTGTATATCTGATATTGACGCTAAATCAGAGCTCGCTCATCGCTTGATGCTCACAAATACCATTCGTCTTCTGGGGCATATCAAACAGCAGAAGCAAAGCCGGGGCATCATCACACGGCCTGCCCAGGTAATCGTTCCTCTCTCGCCAAATCATGGCAGTCTGGGCAACGATGGTCTCTATGCAGAGTCAAAACTCGGACTTGAGAGTCTTTTAAACAAATTTCACTCGGAAGACTGGGCTCAATACCTCCAGGTCTGCGGTGTCATCATTGGATGGACCAGAGGGACAAGGCTGACATCTGATATCGACACAGTAGCACAGGGGATGGAGGAGCGTGGTATTCGAACCTTCTCACAGGATGAGATGGCTTTCAACATTCTAGCACTACTAAGTCCACCTATCACTCAGCTGTGCATGGACGAGCCGTTAGTTGCTGATTTCAGTGGAGGCATGGGTCGTTTCCCGGACATCAAGGGTGTAACCAACGACATCCGTGGTGCAATTCAGCAACTCAGCGAAGATCGGCGGGCCGTAGCCCAGGATTTAGTAGACCACGAGGGCAATTCGGGCACCAGGACGACCGACGAGCCGGTGCAGATCAATCCTGAGCTCCGCTTCCCTCCACTGCCAGAGTGGGAAAGTGAGATTCAGCCTCTCGCTGCTCAGTTGGAAGGCATGGTAGATCTGGAtcgcgtcgtcgtcgttgctGGGTTTGGTGAGGTCGGACCTTTCGGCAGTTCGCGAGTCAGATGGGACATGGAAGTGAATGGACGACTCTCTCCAGAGTCTTGCATCGAGCTAGCCTGGGCCATGGGCTTGATCAAGGCCCATTCGGGTGTAATAGACGGGCAGCTCTTCTCGGGCTGGTTGGATAAAGAGACTGGGAAACCCATTGCAGACACAGCAATCCGAGAAAAATACGAAAACTTCATGCTGGAGCACGCTGGCATCCGTTTCATGGAGCAAGTGCGAGGTTCTCCTTCGTGGAGTGCTGCCGAAGCTCTTCATGAGATTGAGATCACTAGAGATCATGAGCCTTTGGAGGTTAGCCGTGAAATAGCACTGCAGCTCAAAAAGGCACATGGAGATAACATCCATCTGACGCCAATAGAGCAAGATGACAACCGCATGAAAGTGGTGCTCACCAAGGGGGCCAAGATCATGATTCCCAAGCTCATCGCCACGCAGCACACCGTCGGCGGCCAGATCCCCGTGGGCTGGGATGCCCGAACATACGGCGTCCCTCAAGATGTCGTCAGCCAGGTGGACCGAGCGACTCTCTATGCACTTGTAGCAGCCGCTGAAGCGCTGCAATCTGCTGGTATCGACGACGCATTCGATTTCTACAACTATATCCATGTCGGTGACGTTGCAAATTGCGTTGGGTCCGGACTTGGAGGCTCTCATAGCTTCGgcaatattttaaaaggACGCTATAAGGATGAACCAGTGTCTAAGGACGTGCTCTCAGAAGTTTTCATCAACTCTGGTACCGCATGGATCAACATGCTACTTTTATCAGCATCAGGGGCCAACCGAACGCCGGTTGGAGCGTGCGCTACAGCTATGGAATCCCTAGACACAGCCTGCGACCTGATTCAAACAGGCAAAGCCAAAGTGTGCCTAGTAGGCGCATTCGATGATATGATGAAATCAATAGCGGACGAATTCGCCAATCTACAGGCGACCATTAACGTGGACCAAGATTTGGCTGCAGGCCGCGAGCCCAAGGAGATGAGCCGGCCGGCGACTTCAACCCGTGCAGGCTTTGTGGAGTCTGAAGGAGCGGGAATCCAAGTGGTAACATCTGCGAGCGTGGCCTTAAAAATGGGCCTTCCGATCCATTGTATCATTGCAATGAGCTTCATGGCCATGGACAAAGCCGGTCGCTCGATCCCTGCGCCTGGACGTGGACTCTTGGGTGCTGCGAAACAGACACTATCACCCAACGGAGGTTTGGACTCACCCTGGATGAGCATGGCATTCCGTCGCCAGGCGCTCCAAAATCGACTGAAGCGGATTCAGGAGATGCGCAAGCTTCATGTTGACTGCCTTGACCAGGAGCTGGCCGATATGGCTGCCTTGTCTGACACACCACAGTCAGTCACTGAGGAGCACCGAACACGACGACTCGCAGATATCGAACTTGACGCTGAGCGTGATCGCTGCGAGGCACGCAATCGGTACGGCAATCGATTCTGGACACACGATGAACGCATCTCACCAATCCGCGGCGCCCTCGCTGTATGGGGTCTGACCGTGGATGACCTAGATGTCACATCCTTCCACGGCACGTCCACAAAGGCCAATGAAAAGAATGAGGCCGGGCTGGTCAATGCACAGCTGCGGCACCTCGGTCGCAAGGAGGGCAATGTCATCCCTGTCGTGTTCCAGAAATCCTTGACCGGGCACCCGAAAGGACCAGCAGGTGCATGGATGTTGAATGGGTGCATTCAGATGATGCATGACGGACGCATTCCCGGCAATCGGAATGGTGACAACATAGACAGCGAGCTGCAACAGTGCGAATACCTCATTTTCCCCAACAAGACATTAAGCAAGCCTAACATGAAGGCGTTTGCTCTGCAATTGTTTGGCTTTGGACAGAAAGGCGGTATGGCCATTGGAGTTCATCCGCGATATCTCTACGCCACGATACAGCGAAGCGAGTTTGAAGCGTACAGCAAAAAGGTGCGCCAGCGAGAGCGAAAAGCCACGCGCCGATTTCACCATGGCATCTTTACCAACAGCATATTCCGCGCCAAACAGGCTCCGCCTTACGCGCCAGACCAAGAGATGAATGTCCTTCTTAATCCGACATATCGAACGAGTCTCGGGTAG
- a CDS encoding uncharacterized protein (EggNog:ENOG41~antiSMASH:Cluster_7.10): MDPSSSNSLFSEVEYTSTDDLGGGIPHIRVEEFTRPIEIVFSADLRYQWSVAETHRHLVQQTIVTFQHDLENNTNETDRPESVPELILAFLSVLVKQNQDASPYSRHETECIKELVDAFEHDFLQGRNIHVFVDQQVRSSQKKRQDMIRAYLAALAATGRQASSTCRSSALLKGSRESGETNTYAAFGGICCDGDLLEELRILLVDYRHVVEPLVKAATGTLLELLATSDVSTRQQYNQGLDVLQWLSAPDKGKAPSHEYLQSIAVSFPLAGLVQFANYAIICDQLGLTPGQVTDSLRGMAGQSSGIIVAATLASVTDWENFHSGLVQATTILFHLGSAAQENTPKLSTSHLQRVSEEVIANGEGSSCTPMLQIVGYPQEQLDLSIIKLNNQLEPSGHVFIGIINAPLDVVITGPILSLCALASTLRKVKAPNGLDQTRIAASKRKPDFSLRFLRTSAPLHSIHLARGAALATTRLAHVHMAPSNMGLPIYHSRTGADLRSSEESDLIPKLVQMVLCEPCDWPKATLFQDATHIIDFGPGGTSGIGSLLQRSKDGTGVRILLAGADEVNKAEYGNRAELFHHVAISPTSWLQDFGPTLTKDANGTIQISNKMTRLLGLPPIMVAGMTPTTVSWEFVSAIMNAGYHTELAAGGLHSASDFTQAIHKLAHSIPRGRGICINVIYASPKQMNWQIPLIRKLKSEGQPIDGITFGAGVPSQEVAQEYVDMGLHYLSFKPGSCTAIEQVINIAKANNNFPILLQWTGGRGGGHHSYEDFHSPIIQWYGRIRQCANIVLLAGSGFGGAEDTYPYLSGAWSTAFGQPPMPFDGVLFGSRMMVAKEAKTSRGAKEAIVAAPGVDDEGFWDQSYTRPCGGVITVNSEMGQPIHKLATRGVLLWKELDETVFSITDKAKRLDKLKSMKTYLVERLNKDFQKVWFGQNADGEAVDLEDMTYAQVLRRLVQLLYVSKESRWIDQGYMQLTLDFVRRMYSHAPASGSFPKALELELVTPLQVIDTICKQCHRIADKVISYRDARYFIMACKRVGRKPPTFVPDIDEDFEYWFKKDSLWQSEDLAGVVGEDAGRTCILQGPVAARYSTIIDEPVQQILDEIRKGHISRILRDDYDNKPSMVQPMTDNVPWEQPLEPSYCTVYPEGGKLYYQIPTSSPDNQLPNEKEWFQSLAGRPNTWLFDLIMSKDIVHDAKFVANPIRRVLAPVQGMHVEVAQTSDENFMKLALHETESGKVISSDDATQYSVTIHKEKGVIIVEFNVRHNVELVTLPMVFKFTHHPTAPLHPIQEVIEGRNERLQDFYCRLWLGKDLKGSMCRSVPAWSPSGLYQSPLLQS, translated from the coding sequence ATGGATCCATCATCGTCGAACTCACTATTCTCAGAGGTAGAATATACCTCTACTGACGATCTGGGCGGAGGGATACCGCATATTCGCGTTGAAGAGTTCACGAGGCCTATTGAGATTGTCTTCTCTGCCGATCTGCGCTACCAGTGGAGCGTTGCTGAAACGCACCGCCATCTTGTACAGCAAACCATTGTCACATTTCAACACGATCTTGAAAACAACACCAATGAAACAGATAGGCCCGAGTCTGTCCCCGAACTTATCTTGGCCTTTCTCTCCGTTTTAGTGAAACAGAATCAAGATGCATCGCCATACAGTCGACATGAAACCGAGTGCATCAAGGAGCTGGTAGATGCCTTTGAGCACGACTTTCTACAAGGACgcaacatacatgtattcgTCGACCAACAAGTCAGGAGctctcaaaaaaaaagacaagacatGATACGAGCATATCTGGCGGCACTAGCCGCTACCGGTCGCCAGGCATCGAGCACGTGCAGGAGTTCAGCTTTGCTTAAAGGCTCTCGTGAGTCCGGTGAAACAAATACGTATGCAGCCTTCGGAGGGATATGCTGTGATGGCGATCTGCTAGAAGAGCTTCGTATTCTGCTAGTGGACTATAGACATGTAGTCGAGCCTCTTGTGAAAGCGGCAACTGGGACATTATTGGAGTTGTTGGCCACATCAGACGTGTCTACACGACAGCAATATAACCAAGGTCTCGATGTCTTGCAGTGGCTGAGTGCTCCAGACAAAGGCAAAGCTCCATCCCACGAGTACCTTCAATCAATAGCAGTCAGCTTTCCCCTGGCTGGTTTAGTTCAATTTGCCAACTACGCAATCATCTGCGACCAGCTTGGGTTGACTCCTGGTCAGGTTACAGATTCCTTGCGAGGGATGGCAGGACAGAGCTCAGGAATCATTGTCGCCGCCACGCTCGCGAGTGTCACTGATTGGGAAAATTTCCATAGCGGGTTGGTTCAAGCAACGACGATATTGTTCCACCTAGGATCCGCAGCTCAAGAAAATACGCCAAAGCTGAGCACTTCGCATCTACAGAGAGTGTCAGAAGAGGTGATAGCAAATGGCGAAGGCTCGTCATGCACGCCCATGCTACAGATCGTTGGATACCCTCAGGAACAGCTTGACCTCAGCATTATCAAGCTGAACAACCAGCTTGAGCCGAGTGGCCATGTTTtcatcggcatcatcaatGCGCCGTTGGACGTGGTTATAACGGGGCCAATACTTTCCCTCTGCGCCCTCGCCTCGACTCTGCGCAAGGTGAAAGCTCCCAATGGCCTAGACCAGACCCGGATCGCAGCGTCCAAGCGGAAGCCAGACTTCTCTTTGCGTTTTCTGCGAACATCTGCGCCATTGCACTCGATTCATCTCGCCCGAGGTGCCGCTCTCGCCACAACAAGGCTAGCACACGTTCACATGGCACCATCCAATATGGGGTTGCCGATATACCACTCCCGCACTGGAGCTGATTTGCGGAGTAGCGAAGAATCTGATCTCATCCCCAAATTGGTACAAATGGTACTATGCGAGCCTTGTGATTGGCCAAAAGCAACCCTCTTCCAGGATGCCACTCACATAATCGATTTTGGCCCTGGTGGCACTTCAGGTATTGGCTCTTTGCTTCAGAGGAGCAAGGATGGTACAGGCGTGCGAATACTTCTAGCGGGTGCTGATGAGGTTAACAAAGCCGAATATGGTAACCGTGCAGAGCTTTTTCACCATGTGGCGATTTCGCCAACAAGTTGGCTACAGGACTTTGGTCCGACTCTAACAAAAGATGCAAACGGCACGATTCAAATCAGTAACAAGATGACGCGCCTTCTAGGGCTGCCGCCTATCATGGTAGCCGGCATGACGCCAACTACAGTATCATGGGAATTTGTGAGCGCCATCATGAATGCGGGTTACCACACCGAgctggcagcaggaggaTTGCATTCGGCCTCAGATTTTACCCAAGCGATCCATAAACTTGCTCATAGTATACCTCGCGGTCGTGGTATCTGCATTAACGTCATATACGCCAGTCCAAAACAGATGAACTGGCAGATACCACTCATACGGAAACTGAAGTCTGAAGGTCAGCCCATTGACGGCATCACTTTTGGAGCAGGAGTTCCCTCGCAAGAAGTGGCTCAAGAATACGTAGATATGGGGCTACACTACCTATCGTTCAAGCCAGGATCATGTACAGCAATAGAGCAAGTCATCAATATCGCTAAAGCAAACAATAACTTCCCCATACTCCTGCAGTGGACTGGTGGGCGCGGAGGAGGGCATCATTCATACGAAGACTTCCACTCCCCTATAATTCAATGGTATGGACGCATCCGCCAATGTGCCAATATTGTGCTCCTAGCTGGAAGTGGGTTTGGTGGCGCAGAAGATACCTACCCGTATCTGTCTGGAGCCTGGTCTACAGCCTTTGGTCAACCCCCCATGCCATTTGACGGAGTCTTGTTCGGCAGCCGTATGATGGTTgctaaagaagcaaaaacGAGCCGCGGTGCTAAAGAGGCCATCGTCGCCGCTCCCGGAGTCGATGACGAAGGATTTTGGGACCAATCGTACACCAGGCCGTGTGGAGGCGTCATCACCGTTAATAGCGAAATGGGACAACCGATTCACAAGTTGGCCACGCGGGGTGTTCTCTTGTGGAAAGAACTCGACGAAACTGTCTTTAGCATCACCGATAAAGCCAAGCGGCTCGACAAGCTTAAGAGTATGAAAACATACCTTGTGGAGCGGCTAAACAAGGACTTTCAGAAAGTGTGGTTTGGGCAAAACGCCGACGGCGAAGCCGTAGACCTTGAAGACATGACATACGCTCAAGTGTTGCGGCGTCTGGTGCAACTGCTTTATGTCTCCAAAGAAAGCCGATGGATAGACCAGGGATATATGCAGCTGACCCTCGATTTCGTCAGACGTATGTACAGCCACGCGCCAGCTTCAGGATCTTTCCCTAAAGCTCTGGAACTGGAATTGGTAACCCCACTGCAAGTAATTGACACAATTTGCAAGCAGTGCCATCGGATAGCGGACAAAGTCATAAGCTACAGAGACGCACGGTATTTCATCATGGCGTGCAAGCGAGTTGGTCGGAAGCCTCCAACCTTCGTGCCCGATATAGATGAAGATTTCGAGTACTGGTTTAAGAAGGACTCCCTTTGGCAATCTGAAGATCTCGCTGGTGTTGTGGGCGAAGATGCGGGGCGTACGTGCATCTTGCAAGGGCCCGTTGCAGCAAGATACTCAACCATCATTGATGAACCGGTTCAACAGATCCTCGATGAAATTCGCAAAGGCCACATCTCTAGAATCTTACGGGATGACTACGATAACAAGCCAAGCATGGTACAGCCCATGACTGACAATGTTCCATGGGAACAACCACTAGAGCCTTCCTATTGCACTGTCTATCCCGAAGGTGGCAAGTTGTATTACCAGATCCCGACATCATCCCCAGACAATCAATTACCCAACGAGAAAGAGTGGTTCCAGTCTCTAGCAGGTCGCCCCAATACTTGGCTCTTCGATCTCATTATGTCAAAGGATATCGTGCATGACGCCAAGTTCGTTGCCAACCCAATCCGTCGAGTTCTTGCGCCAGTTCAGGGGATGCACGTAGAAGTGGCGCAGACCAGCGACGAGAACTTCATGAAGCTGGCTCTCCATGAGACAGAGAGTGGAAAAGTTATATCATCTGATGACGCGACACAGTACTCTGTCACTATCCACAAGGAAAAAGGTGTCATAATTGTGGAATTCAATGTCCGACATAATGTGGAGCTAGTTACCTTGCCAATGGTATTCAAATTCACACATCATCCGACAGCGCCTTTGCACCCCATACAAGAGGTAATTGAAGGTCGAAATGAGCGGCTACAAGACTTTTACTGTCGACTATGGCTAGGTAAAGATCTCAAGGGTTCCATGTGCCGCTCAGTGCCGGCATGGTCACCGTCTGGTCTTTATCAATCCCCCTTGCTCCAGTCATAG